Proteins from one Nilaparvata lugens isolate BPH chromosome 10, ASM1435652v1, whole genome shotgun sequence genomic window:
- the LOC111043887 gene encoding putative gamma-glutamylcyclotransferase CG2811: MLSVSLNTFKTFLSKMSLSQLSNQLTCVFVYGTLKKGEPNHFLLEDSANGYSKFLFSAQTKSKYPLVIGPPYSIPYMIDLNSTGFNVRGEVYEVDDNMLEVLDGLEEHPVVYKRRKEDVIYKEGEVEKVFDNAWMYFYQQYTPELLKLPMLESYSNEKHHAPYVPLKMR; this comes from the coding sequence ATGCTCTCTGTTTCACTGAACACTTTCAAAACCTTTCTCTCAAAAATGTCTCTATCACAACTCTCAAATCAGTTAACCTGTGTTTTCGTCTATGGAACTTTAAAGAAAGGCGAGCCCAACCATTTTCTACTTGAAGACTCTGCAAACGgctattcaaaatttcttttcagtgCACAAACCAAATCTAAATACCCGCTGGTCATAGGACCACCGTATAGCATTCCATATATGATTGATCTAAATTCTACTGGTTTTAACGTGAGAGGTGAGGTTTATGAAGTTGACGACAACATGTTAGAAGTTCTTGATGGGCTTGAGGAACATCCGGTAGTCTACAAACGCAGAAAAGAGGACGTTATATATAAAGAAGGGGAAGTTGAGAAGGTTTTTGATAACGCGTGGATGTATTTCTATCAGCAATACACACCTGAACTGTTGAAACTTCCCATGTTGGAAAGCTATAGTAATGAAAAGCACCATGCACCGTACGTCCCACTCAAAATGCGATGA